From Peptococcaceae bacterium, one genomic window encodes:
- a CDS encoding amidase — MMKDYPETLLEVTTALRSGKIDLQDYINSICDRIDERDSRIQALVPETGRRERLLWEAAELEKKYPLTGNRPPLFGVLVGIKDIFRVDGFPTRAGSKLPAHLFDGAQARCVTRLREAGALILGKTVTTEFAYFAPGPTRNPHNLAHTPGGSSSGSAAAVAAGFCPLAVGTQTVGSVIRPAAFCGITGYKPSYDRISTEGLLYYSRSLDHVGLFTRDAAGMLLAAAVVCRDWEQDRAAANMTLPVLGVPEGPYLKQAPAGTLAAFEEYLLRLVEAGCTVKRIPALENIEEINRRHNRLGAAEMAREHEKLFAEYEGLYRERTADLIREGKEVSAEEVEEGKKSRGLLRTELEGLMDENGLDLWVSPPSTGEAPAGIESTGNPIMNLPWTHAGLPTVTLPAGRGKKGLPLGLQFSARFMADEMLLAWAVKLEELLAYDKQTP, encoded by the coding sequence ATGATGAAGGATTACCCTGAAACGCTTTTGGAGGTAACAACAGCCCTGCGGAGCGGGAAGATCGATTTGCAGGACTATATAAACTCCATTTGCGACCGGATTGACGAAAGGGATTCACGGATACAGGCGCTTGTTCCTGAGACGGGAAGGAGGGAACGCCTGCTCTGGGAAGCCGCAGAACTGGAGAAAAAATACCCTCTTACAGGGAACCGGCCGCCGTTATTCGGGGTGCTGGTTGGAATAAAAGACATATTCAGGGTTGATGGATTCCCCACCAGGGCGGGGTCCAAGCTTCCCGCGCACCTGTTCGACGGGGCGCAGGCCAGGTGCGTTACCCGGCTGCGCGAGGCCGGAGCTCTTATCCTGGGGAAAACGGTTACCACGGAATTTGCGTATTTTGCCCCGGGGCCGACGCGAAACCCTCACAACCTCGCTCATACACCGGGCGGTTCAAGCAGCGGTTCGGCCGCGGCTGTGGCCGCCGGTTTTTGCCCGCTGGCCGTAGGCACCCAGACTGTGGGCTCGGTGATCAGGCCGGCGGCGTTTTGCGGGATAACCGGCTACAAGCCAAGCTATGACCGGATTTCGACCGAGGGGCTGCTTTATTACTCGCGTTCCCTGGACCATGTGGGGTTGTTTACACGTGATGCAGCCGGTATGTTGTTAGCGGCCGCAGTCGTTTGCCGGGATTGGGAACAGGACAGGGCGGCAGCTAACATGACGCTGCCGGTGCTGGGAGTGCCTGAAGGCCCATACCTAAAACAGGCCCCTGCCGGCACGCTGGCCGCCTTCGAGGAATACCTGCTCCGGCTGGTGGAAGCCGGCTGCACGGTCAAACGCATCCCGGCATTGGAAAACATTGAAGAGATCAACAGGCGCCATAACCGGCTCGGGGCCGCCGAAATGGCCAGGGAGCATGAAAAACTGTTTGCGGAATACGAAGGGCTGTACCGGGAGCGCACGGCTGATTTAATCAGGGAAGGGAAAGAGGTGAGCGCCGAAGAAGTAGAAGAGGGGAAAAAGTCAAGAGGGCTTCTGAGGACAGAACTGGAAGGTTTAATGGATGAAAATGGGCTTGACCTCTGGGTGTCGCCTCCGTCTACCGGCGAGGCTCCCGCAGGAATAGAGTCGACGGGCAACCCAATTATGAATCTTCCCTGGACCCATGCCGGCCTGCCGACCGTGACCCTTCCGGCCGGCAGGGGTAAAAAAGGACTTCCTTTGGGGTTGCAGTTCAGCGCCCGGTTTATGGCCGATGAAATGCTGCTGGCCTGGGCTGTAAAATTGGAAGAACTGCTGGCATATGATAAACAGACGCCCTAG
- a CDS encoding phosphodiester glycosidase family protein, with amino-acid sequence MRFVNVLMLFVLAPFLGLAFSIYGFASDTNNMLLPLEKTGQAVESIAAGFETALEKIGLIAETAQEQESRFREQQSTLGQLSEQVSTQRELSDNIYEERILAMLGPPVKIYKSSRVEVKVFKLDEMGYRGYIAKVKLYDPSAFKVVLAKDTPGEKETTLEAVQRTGAILGINGGGFYTEMRDGKPYAVPMGNVMIDGKLLGPFNPYPENLFFAGINRQGKFIGGIFYELNGLMALDPWQGVSFVPVLIKGGLARPVDQEWKETKHPRTIIGEYANGDIIFIVVDGRQSDWSSGVTLERLLDKLVELGVKEGYNLDGGGSSTFVYDGKILNRPSDGKPRPVVTNIVIMP; translated from the coding sequence ATGAGGTTTGTTAATGTATTGATGCTCTTTGTTCTTGCCCCGTTTTTAGGCCTGGCTTTTTCAATATACGGTTTTGCATCTGATACCAACAATATGCTGCTCCCGCTTGAGAAGACAGGCCAGGCGGTGGAATCAATCGCCGCCGGTTTTGAAACGGCGCTGGAGAAAATTGGGCTTATTGCCGAAACGGCACAGGAGCAGGAATCCCGTTTCCGGGAACAGCAGTCCACCCTTGGGCAGCTGAGTGAGCAGGTATCCACTCAAAGGGAACTGTCGGACAATATTTATGAAGAACGCATCCTGGCCATGCTCGGTCCCCCTGTTAAAATATATAAATCCAGCAGGGTGGAAGTAAAGGTCTTTAAACTGGATGAGATGGGATACCGGGGCTATATCGCCAAGGTTAAACTATACGATCCCAGTGCGTTCAAGGTGGTGCTGGCCAAGGATACCCCGGGCGAAAAGGAAACGACCCTCGAAGCGGTGCAGCGCACGGGAGCTATCCTGGGGATTAACGGTGGCGGTTTTTATACCGAAATGAGGGATGGGAAGCCTTACGCGGTGCCGATGGGTAACGTCATGATTGACGGGAAACTGCTGGGCCCTTTTAATCCTTATCCCGAAAACCTCTTTTTTGCCGGGATCAACAGGCAGGGAAAATTCATCGGCGGGATTTTTTATGAATTAAACGGGTTAATGGCGCTTGACCCCTGGCAGGGCGTGAGTTTTGTTCCCGTTTTGATCAAGGGCGGGCTTGCCCGTCCCGTAGACCAGGAATGGAAAGAAACCAAACACCCGCGCACGATTATCGGCGAATACGCCAACGGGGACATCATTTTTATTGTCGTGGACGGGCGCCAGTCAGACTGGAGCAGCGGCGTGACCCTGGAAAGGCTACTAGATAAGCTGGTGGAGCTTGGCGTTAAGGAGGGGTACAACCTGGACGGCGGCGGGTCGAGCACTTTTGTTTACGACGGCAAAATACTGAACCGGCCTTCGGATGGAAAACCGCGCCCGGTGGTGACAAATATTGTGATTATGCCCTGA
- a CDS encoding YraN family protein has translation MDKVEMGRKAEDLAIKHLLQQGFRIVERNCRFPQGEIDIVAEDGAYLVFIEVRSRGNTAFGLPQETVNWTKRQRLRKLASAYLQRKNDWERPCRFDCVWVLFDEKGEMKEIELLRDAF, from the coding sequence GTGGATAAGGTGGAAATGGGACGCAAGGCGGAGGATTTGGCCATAAAACACCTTTTACAGCAAGGCTTCAGGATAGTGGAAAGAAACTGCCGCTTCCCCCAGGGAGAAATAGATATTGTTGCCGAGGACGGAGCGTACCTGGTTTTTATCGAGGTGAGGAGCAGGGGTAATACTGCGTTCGGACTTCCGCAGGAAACAGTGAATTGGACTAAGCGGCAAAGGCTGAGAAAACTGGCCAGTGCTTACTTGCAGAGAAAAAACGATTGGGAACGGCCTTGCAGGTTCGATTGTGTTTGGGTACTTTTTGACGAGAAGGGCGAAATGAAGGAGATTGAACTGCTCCGGGACGCTTTTTAA
- a CDS encoding NADH-quinone oxidoreductase subunit N produces MEFRLVYPELLTTALAFGVLVLSILVPRERRIALNYASVLGLAAVLAVLVGMLGVNDSLLDGMYVVDGFATYFKILVVISAIMVSLISPGYTGKFMPDSTSEYNSVLLFAVLGMMLLVSAGDLITLYTSLELMTISFIALVGFGTFLRKAPEAAVKYILLSALSSALLLYGLTLVFGLSGSTLFTDIALYVKTKHVLEPLMLMGLVFILAGFAFKVSAVPFHMWTPDVYDGAPTTITAFLSVASKGAGFAVLLRLFMRVFTDTQVWMPVVVVIAALSILLGNYVAIPQTNIKRLMAYSGIAQAGYILLGLVAYTRAGLESAIFYAMLYVFCNLGAFAVITVMGEALESDEIEDYAGLWKRSPLMAATMLICLLSLAGIPPLAGFYGKFYLFTAAMEQGYLWLVIVALGMSMVSVYYYLMVAKVMYYFDPKEDQPIPVPLAARIVMVAAVLITIFIGVYPDPLTDVAVTVAKTFLP; encoded by the coding sequence ATGGAGTTTCGCCTGGTTTATCCCGAACTGTTGACCACTGCCCTGGCTTTCGGTGTGCTGGTGTTATCGATTTTGGTCCCGCGTGAGCGCAGGATCGCCCTGAATTATGCGTCAGTCCTTGGCCTTGCGGCGGTCCTGGCTGTCCTCGTTGGTATGCTGGGAGTAAATGATTCCCTGCTGGACGGCATGTATGTTGTGGACGGGTTTGCCACGTATTTTAAAATATTGGTTGTTATTTCAGCCATTATGGTCAGCCTGATTTCCCCGGGATACACCGGAAAATTCATGCCTGACAGCACAAGCGAATATAATTCCGTTTTGCTCTTCGCCGTCCTGGGAATGATGCTTCTCGTTTCCGCCGGTGACCTGATCACCCTTTATACTTCCCTGGAACTGATGACGATTTCGTTTATTGCCCTGGTAGGGTTTGGCACATTTTTGCGCAAGGCCCCGGAGGCCGCGGTCAAATATATTTTGCTTAGCGCGCTTTCGTCGGCGCTGCTTCTTTACGGGTTGACCCTGGTTTTCGGATTATCCGGCTCAACGCTGTTTACGGATATTGCTCTGTATGTCAAAACAAAGCACGTCCTTGAACCGCTCATGTTGATGGGACTGGTTTTCATCCTGGCCGGTTTTGCTTTTAAAGTATCGGCTGTTCCTTTCCACATGTGGACTCCCGATGTGTACGACGGGGCCCCGACCACGATCACCGCCTTTCTTTCCGTTGCCTCCAAGGGAGCAGGATTTGCCGTACTGCTGCGCCTATTTATGCGCGTTTTTACGGATACGCAGGTCTGGATGCCGGTTGTCGTGGTGATTGCTGCCCTGAGCATCCTGCTCGGCAATTACGTGGCTATTCCCCAGACCAACATCAAGAGGCTGATGGCCTATTCAGGGATTGCCCAAGCCGGCTACATTTTGCTGGGACTGGTCGCCTATACCCGGGCGGGCCTTGAATCGGCCATTTTCTATGCGATGCTCTACGTTTTCTGCAACCTGGGCGCATTTGCGGTGATTACCGTGATGGGTGAAGCGCTGGAGAGCGACGAGATAGAGGACTATGCGGGCCTGTGGAAACGCTCGCCCCTGATGGCGGCTACGATGCTGATTTGCCTTCTTTCCCTAGCCGGCATCCCGCCCCTGGCTGGTTTTTATGGCAAATTCTACCTATTTACTGCGGCCATGGAGCAGGGGTACCTCTGGCTGGTCATTGTGGCGCTGGGGATGAGCATGGTCTCGGTTTATTATTACCTGATGGTGGCCAAGGTCATGTATTATTTTGATCCCAAGGAAGACCAGCCGATACCGGTGCCTTTAGCGGCAAGAATAGTGATGGTTGCGGCTGTGCTCATAACGATTTTTATCGGGGTCTACCCGGACCCGCTGACTGATGTGGCTGTAACTGTGGCCAAAACATTCCTGCCTTAA
- a CDS encoding NADH-quinone oxidoreductase subunit M, with the protein MSLPVLSLIILSPLLGVLTILLIPAEKAGTIKKVAAACTGVSLALSVYGYATYDKVKGGLQFVEDIPWIDRFGISYSLGVDGISLPLVLLTAIVIFTGVFASWGMELRVKEFFIWLLTLVTGVFGVFCSRDLFFFYLFYELAVIPMYLLIGVWGSTRKEYAAMKLTLYLLVGSAFALIGVIAVYLESGLGTFDIQALTAVAYDPSFQKFAFFFMMIGFGFLVPMWPLHTWSPDGHVAAPTAVSMLHAGVLMKLGAYGLVRAGIFMFPEGAVFWSPLIATLCIVNVVYGAMVAMHQKDLKFVVGYSSVSHMGYVLLGIAALNTISINGAVAQMFAHGIMTALFFALVGIIYDKAHTRVIAEFGGLAAQMPRVATGFVIAGLASLGLPGLNNFVAEFLIFVGSFRVYQVSSILAISGIVITAVYVLRVVQKVFFGPPNPKWEKMTDAQGAQMVPIVVLCGVLIFFGFFPSLLVDVINNGVDPFVRTYLGQISIGGGF; encoded by the coding sequence ATGAGCCTGCCAGTACTTTCCCTTATTATCCTGTCTCCCCTGCTTGGGGTGCTGACCATTTTGTTAATTCCCGCTGAAAAAGCGGGGACAATCAAGAAGGTAGCCGCCGCCTGCACGGGAGTATCCCTGGCCCTTTCCGTATACGGGTACGCGACCTACGACAAGGTAAAGGGCGGGCTGCAGTTTGTAGAAGATATACCCTGGATTGACCGGTTCGGCATCAGTTATTCCTTGGGGGTTGACGGCATCAGCCTTCCCCTGGTCCTGTTGACGGCCATTGTGATTTTCACTGGTGTTTTTGCTTCCTGGGGCATGGAATTAAGGGTCAAAGAATTTTTCATCTGGCTTTTGACCCTGGTGACCGGTGTTTTTGGCGTGTTTTGTTCCCGCGATCTCTTTTTCTTCTACCTCTTTTACGAATTGGCCGTCATTCCCATGTACTTGCTGATAGGTGTCTGGGGCAGCACCCGCAAGGAATACGCGGCAATGAAGCTGACGCTTTATCTTTTGGTGGGGAGCGCTTTTGCCCTGATCGGCGTTATCGCCGTTTATCTCGAAAGCGGGTTGGGAACTTTCGATATTCAGGCTTTGACTGCTGTTGCTTACGATCCTTCGTTCCAGAAATTTGCGTTCTTTTTCATGATGATCGGTTTCGGTTTCCTGGTCCCCATGTGGCCGCTGCACACCTGGTCGCCTGATGGACACGTGGCGGCGCCGACAGCGGTAAGCATGCTTCATGCCGGTGTCCTTATGAAGCTGGGAGCTTACGGCCTGGTAAGAGCGGGGATTTTTATGTTCCCCGAAGGAGCGGTATTCTGGTCGCCGCTTATAGCCACGCTGTGCATCGTTAATGTGGTGTACGGGGCCATGGTGGCCATGCACCAGAAAGACCTGAAATTCGTGGTCGGCTATTCCAGCGTTAGCCATATGGGCTATGTCCTGCTGGGGATTGCCGCCCTTAACACCATCAGCATCAACGGGGCCGTGGCCCAGATGTTCGCTCACGGCATTATGACGGCGCTTTTCTTTGCCCTGGTAGGAATCATTTACGATAAGGCACACACCAGGGTGATCGCGGAATTTGGAGGCCTGGCCGCGCAGATGCCGCGAGTGGCGACAGGATTTGTCATCGCGGGGCTCGCCTCTTTGGGGCTGCCGGGACTGAACAACTTCGTGGCCGAGTTCTTGATTTTTGTGGGAAGCTTCAGGGTGTACCAGGTCTCGTCCATCCTGGCCATTTCCGGGATTGTCATCACTGCGGTGTATGTGCTGAGGGTTGTTCAAAAGGTTTTCTTCGGGCCGCCCAATCCTAAGTGGGAAAAGATGACCGACGCCCAGGGCGCCCAGATGGTTCCCATTGTTGTCCTGTGCGGAGTCCTCATTTTCTTCGGGTTTTTCCCCTCGCTGCTGGTGGATGTCATTAATAACGGAGTTGATCCTTTCGTGCGAACTTATCTGGGTCAAATAAGCATAGGGGGTGGTTTCTGA
- the nuoL gene encoding NADH-quinone oxidoreductase subunit L, translating to MIEKVWLVPFLPLAAFVFINFVVKKYRAVSALSAIAAIGGSFAVSAGIAREVLGGGITMEKPVELGVQWLNLPGIFIEMGALIDPLTVVMLLVVTFISLLIFIYSVGYMHEDPGFSRYFSYLVFFTFSMLGLVISNNYLQMYVFWELVGLSSYLLIGFWYQKNSAADANKKAFITNRVADFGFLLGILVLFSYFGTFNFGELAVGIRGCAETGFLTLAGILVFLGPVGKSGQFPLHVWLPDAMEGPTPVSALIHAATMVAAGVYLLARGYILFASSAATLLVVAVTGGFTALFAASIALVQRDMKRILAYSTLSQLGYMVLAMGVGSMTAGMFHLTTHAFFKALMFLCAGSVIHALHEQDIMKMGGLSGDMRITTVTMIIGGLAIAGIPPFAGFWSKDEILSAAYANGPSIFGYNILYIMAALTAFMTAFYMFRMIFLAFFGEKRGEHHPHESPPVMTIPLIVLAFFAVTSGLLGAPFIEHGFSSFVYFGEAHHPEVNWPVMWSSILLGIGGIAMAWLIYIRKVIPAESIARAFPRIYRVLDNKYYIDELYLWFFDNVVLRIAAAFNWSDRNLVDGTAHAVADGTRGLGRMLRYLQTGNLQVYALVIFAAVVLIVLFTAVPVIGGVR from the coding sequence ATGATTGAGAAAGTCTGGCTTGTACCGTTTTTACCGCTGGCTGCGTTTGTCTTCATTAACTTTGTGGTTAAAAAGTATCGAGCTGTGAGTGCCCTTTCGGCAATAGCGGCCATTGGCGGGTCGTTTGCGGTTTCCGCCGGCATTGCGCGTGAGGTGCTGGGCGGGGGTATAACCATGGAAAAGCCCGTGGAACTAGGAGTTCAATGGTTAAACCTGCCTGGAATTTTTATTGAGATGGGAGCTTTGATTGACCCCCTGACAGTGGTAATGCTGCTGGTGGTAACTTTTATTTCGCTCCTGATTTTTATATACTCGGTGGGTTATATGCACGAAGACCCAGGGTTTTCACGTTACTTTTCCTACCTGGTATTTTTTACCTTTTCCATGCTGGGGCTGGTTATCTCCAACAACTACTTGCAAATGTATGTCTTTTGGGAACTGGTGGGCCTGTCATCGTATCTACTGATCGGTTTCTGGTACCAGAAGAATTCGGCCGCCGACGCCAACAAAAAGGCGTTCATCACCAACCGGGTAGCTGATTTCGGTTTCCTGCTGGGTATTTTGGTCCTGTTCAGCTATTTCGGCACCTTTAATTTCGGGGAACTGGCAGTCGGCATACGGGGTTGTGCCGAGACGGGGTTTTTGACTTTGGCCGGAATCCTGGTGTTCCTTGGACCAGTGGGCAAGTCGGGCCAGTTTCCTTTACATGTCTGGCTTCCTGACGCCATGGAAGGGCCTACGCCCGTCAGCGCCCTGATCCATGCCGCCACCATGGTGGCGGCCGGTGTTTACCTGCTGGCCCGCGGTTACATCCTTTTTGCGTCATCAGCCGCAACCCTGCTGGTTGTCGCCGTGACCGGCGGGTTCACTGCCCTGTTTGCCGCCTCCATTGCCCTGGTCCAGCGAGACATGAAACGAATCCTGGCTTATTCCACGTTGAGCCAGCTGGGATACATGGTTCTGGCTATGGGTGTGGGCAGCATGACGGCAGGGATGTTCCACCTGACGACTCACGCCTTTTTCAAGGCCCTCATGTTTCTCTGCGCCGGCAGTGTTATCCACGCTCTGCATGAACAGGACATTATGAAAATGGGCGGTCTGAGCGGGGACATGAGAATAACAACTGTCACGATGATCATCGGAGGGTTGGCTATAGCCGGCATACCGCCTTTTGCGGGTTTTTGGAGCAAGGATGAGATATTGTCGGCTGCCTACGCAAACGGACCGAGTATCTTCGGTTATAATATTCTCTATATCATGGCCGCCCTCACCGCGTTTATGACCGCTTTTTACATGTTCCGCATGATTTTCCTGGCCTTCTTCGGTGAAAAGAGGGGTGAGCACCACCCCCACGAGTCGCCGCCGGTAATGACCATTCCTCTAATTGTGCTGGCCTTCTTCGCCGTTACGAGCGGCCTGCTGGGGGCCCCTTTTATTGAACACGGTTTCAGTTCGTTCGTATATTTCGGGGAAGCGCATCACCCGGAGGTCAACTGGCCTGTTATGTGGTCATCCATCCTCCTGGGTATCGGAGGTATAGCAATGGCGTGGTTAATCTATATCCGGAAAGTTATCCCTGCGGAAAGCATTGCCCGTGCTTTTCCACGCATTTACAGGGTTTTAGATAATAAGTATTACATTGACGAGCTTTATCTCTGGTTTTTTGACAATGTCGTGCTGCGGATTGCTGCGGCCTTCAACTGGAGCGACCGCAACCTGGTGGATGGCACGGCCCACGCTGTTGCCGACGGGACGCGGGGTCTGGGAAGGATGCTTCGTTATCTCCAGACCGGTAATTTGCAGGTTTATGCCTTGGTAATATTTGCCGCAGTCGTTTTGATTGTGCTTTTCACAGCAGTGCCTGTAATAGGAGGTGTGAGATGA